From Blastochloris viridis, one genomic window encodes:
- a CDS encoding alpha/beta hydrolase family esterase — protein sequence MPLRGLQALTARLFGLRRQKSKPAAAAHPVMPAGRLVAIRDFGTNPGRLRMYLHLPGRLSPQAGLVVVLHGCIQTAAGYDRGAGWATLADRYGFALLLPEQTRFNNPRLCFNWFRPGDTGRDRGEAASIRQAVARVLIDYPALDRRRVFVTGLSAGGAMTNVMLAIYPEVFAAGAIIAGVPFGCANGVQQALEAMNPGRTRPARAWGDLVRAASRCRGPWPRVSVWHGDADTVVTPVNAGEIVKQWTDLHGLPETPSEADRLDGQPRRLWRGAGGGVVIEQIMVEGMAHGTPLAIAGVAEPHGVAGPFLLDVGIDSSLHIARFFGLLESRGPRRPEPAGQTSPRPSGPRPALGGGMFGAASRLLRSFAQRST from the coding sequence ATGCCGCTCCGTGGACTGCAGGCTTTGACGGCACGGCTGTTCGGGCTGCGGCGTCAGAAAAGCAAGCCCGCCGCTGCGGCACACCCGGTGATGCCGGCCGGCCGGCTGGTCGCGATCCGGGACTTCGGCACCAATCCGGGCCGGCTGCGGATGTATCTCCACCTGCCCGGCCGCCTGTCGCCGCAGGCCGGCCTGGTGGTGGTGCTGCACGGCTGCATCCAGACCGCGGCCGGCTACGATCGCGGCGCCGGCTGGGCAACCTTGGCGGATCGCTACGGCTTTGCGCTGCTGCTGCCCGAGCAGACCCGCTTCAACAATCCGCGCCTGTGCTTCAACTGGTTCCGGCCCGGCGACACCGGGCGCGACCGCGGCGAGGCGGCCTCGATCCGTCAGGCGGTGGCGCGCGTGCTGATCGATTACCCGGCGCTCGACCGCCGTCGCGTGTTTGTCACCGGCCTGTCCGCCGGCGGCGCCATGACCAACGTGATGCTGGCGATCTATCCGGAGGTGTTTGCCGCCGGCGCCATTATCGCCGGCGTGCCGTTCGGCTGTGCCAACGGCGTGCAGCAGGCGCTGGAGGCGATGAATCCCGGGCGGACCCGCCCGGCACGAGCGTGGGGCGACCTGGTGCGGGCGGCGTCCCGCTGCCGTGGGCCGTGGCCGCGCGTTTCAGTGTGGCACGGCGACGCCGACACCGTGGTGACGCCGGTCAATGCCGGCGAGATCGTCAAGCAGTGGACCGATCTCCACGGTCTGCCGGAGACGCCAAGCGAGGCCGACCGCCTCGACGGCCAGCCGCGTCGCCTCTGGCGCGGCGCCGGCGGCGGGGTGGTGATCGAGCAAATCATGGTCGAGGGCATGGCCCATGGCACGCCGCTGGCGATCGCGGGCGTGGCCGAGCCGCACGGCGTGGCCGGCCCGTTCCTGCTCGACGTCGGCATCGATTCGAGCCTCCACATCGCCAGGTTCTTCGGCCTCCTCGAGAGCCGGGGACCGCGGCGGCCGGAGCCGGCCGGGCAGACCAGCCCGCGGCCGAGCGGTCCGCGGCCAGCTTTAGGCGGGGGCATGTTCGGGGCTGCGTCACGGCTGCTGCGTTCGTTCGCGCAGCGGAGCACTTGA
- the cpdR gene encoding cell cycle two-component system response regulator CpdR: MMPKILLAEDDNDMRRFLVKALNGAGYEVVSFDNGLSAYQRLREEPFELLLTDIVMPEMDGIELARRATELDPDIKVMFITGFAAVALNPDSNAPRDAKVLSKPFHLRDLVNEVQRMLQAA; this comes from the coding sequence GTGATGCCCAAAATCTTGCTTGCAGAAGACGATAACGACATGCGGCGCTTTCTGGTGAAGGCGCTGAACGGTGCCGGCTATGAGGTGGTGTCGTTCGACAACGGGCTTTCGGCCTATCAGAGGCTGCGCGAGGAGCCGTTCGAACTGCTGCTGACCGACATCGTGATGCCGGAGATGGACGGCATCGAGTTGGCCCGCCGCGCCACCGAGCTCGACCCCGACATCAAGGTGATGTTCATCACCGGCTTTGCCGCGGTGGCGCTCAACCCGGACTCGAACGCGCCGCGCGACGCCAAGGTGCTGTCGAAGCCGTTCCACCTGCGCGACCTCGTCAACGAGGTCCAGCGCATGCTTCAGGCTGCGTAA
- a CDS encoding hydrogenase small subunit, whose amino-acid sequence MGANVETFYEVIRRQGISRRSFVKFCTLTAASLGLGQSGAVTMAHALETKPRVPVIWMHGLECTCCSESFIRSAHPLVKDVVLSMLSLDYDDTIMAAAGHQAEAILQETRQNYKGQFILAVEGNPPLNEDGMFCIDGGRPFVEKLTEMANDAMAVIAWGSCASWGCVQAAKPNPTHAVSIDKVIRNKPIIKVPGCPPIAEVMTGVVTYILTFGKLPELDRQGRPKMFYSQRIHDKCYRRPHFDAGQFVEAFDDDGARKGYCLYKVGCKGPTTYNACSTTRWNGGVSWPVQSGHGCIGCSEDGFWDKGSFYDRLTNISAFGVEANADQVGLIAAGAVGAGIAVHAGITAVRRLTTKAGPPKAPDDAPPRTFDTDAR is encoded by the coding sequence ATGGGTGCCAACGTCGAGACGTTTTACGAGGTCATCCGCCGTCAGGGGATTTCGCGACGAAGCTTCGTGAAGTTCTGCACCCTGACGGCGGCCAGCCTCGGTCTCGGTCAGTCCGGCGCCGTCACCATGGCGCACGCGCTGGAAACCAAGCCGCGGGTGCCGGTGATCTGGATGCACGGGCTGGAATGCACCTGCTGCTCGGAGAGCTTCATCCGCTCCGCCCATCCGCTGGTGAAGGACGTCGTGCTGTCGATGCTCTCGCTCGACTACGACGACACCATCATGGCGGCCGCCGGACATCAGGCCGAAGCCATCCTGCAGGAGACCCGGCAGAACTATAAGGGCCAGTTCATCCTCGCCGTCGAGGGCAACCCGCCGCTCAACGAGGACGGCATGTTCTGCATCGACGGCGGCCGGCCGTTCGTCGAGAAGCTGACGGAAATGGCGAACGACGCCATGGCGGTGATCGCCTGGGGCTCGTGCGCCTCGTGGGGCTGCGTGCAGGCCGCCAAGCCCAACCCCACCCACGCGGTGTCGATCGACAAGGTGATCAGGAACAAGCCGATCATCAAGGTGCCGGGCTGCCCGCCGATCGCCGAGGTGATGACCGGCGTCGTCACCTACATCCTCACCTTCGGCAAATTGCCCGAGCTCGACCGCCAGGGCCGGCCGAAGATGTTCTACTCGCAGCGCATCCACGACAAATGCTACCGCCGGCCGCACTTCGACGCCGGCCAGTTCGTCGAGGCCTTCGACGACGACGGCGCGCGCAAGGGCTATTGCCTCTACAAGGTCGGCTGCAAGGGCCCGACCACCTACAATGCCTGCTCCACCACTCGCTGGAACGGCGGGGTGTCGTGGCCGGTCCAGTCCGGCCACGGTTGCATCGGCTGTTCGGAGGACGGGTTCTGGGACAAGGGCTCGTTTTATGACCGGCTGACCAACATCAGTGCGTTCGGCGTCGAGGCCAATGCCGACCAGGTCGGACTGATCGCGGCCGGTGCCGTTGGCGCCGGCATTGCCGTGCACGCCGGCATCACCGCCGTCCGCCGTCTCACCACCAAGGCCGGCCCGCCGAAGGCGCCCGACGACGCGCCGCCGCGCACGTTCGATACTGACGCACGCTGA
- a CDS encoding N-formylglutamate amidohydrolase codes for MTATVAEIDPPFELAEPAQPSAPLLLNSPHSGRVYPPDFLASGRLSLDTLRRSEDSFVDELFQPPQDLSLTFMRAHFPRSFIDLNREPYELDPRMFDGRLPPFVNTRSLRVAGGLGTIARVVGDAVEIYDRRLPVEGALQRIEAYYMPYHRVLRQALARLYREFQTTVLLDCHSMPSSVVSREDRPKADVVIGDRYGTSCAPLIVETVEATLRELGYVVHRNKPYAGGFITEHYGNPAAGHHALQIEINRALYLDEAKFRKSVRFERMRDDLVVLIRRLAELPFADLVPFQAAAE; via the coding sequence GTGACCGCGACAGTCGCCGAAATCGATCCGCCGTTCGAACTTGCGGAGCCGGCCCAGCCGTCGGCGCCGCTGCTGCTCAACTCTCCCCATAGCGGCCGCGTCTACCCGCCCGACTTCCTTGCCAGCGGCCGGCTGTCGCTGGATACCCTGCGCCGCTCGGAGGACAGTTTCGTCGACGAGCTGTTCCAGCCGCCGCAGGATCTGTCGCTCACCTTCATGCGCGCCCATTTTCCGCGTTCGTTCATCGATCTCAACCGCGAGCCGTACGAACTCGACCCCCGGATGTTCGACGGCCGCCTGCCGCCGTTCGTCAACACCCGCTCGCTGCGCGTCGCCGGCGGGCTCGGTACCATCGCCCGCGTCGTCGGCGACGCCGTGGAGATCTACGACCGCCGCCTGCCGGTCGAGGGCGCGCTGCAGCGCATCGAGGCTTATTACATGCCGTACCACCGGGTGCTGCGGCAGGCGCTTGCCCGCCTCTACCGCGAATTCCAGACCACGGTGCTGCTCGACTGCCATTCGATGCCATCGAGCGTGGTCAGCCGCGAGGATCGCCCGAAGGCGGACGTGGTGATTGGCGACCGCTATGGCACCAGCTGTGCGCCGCTCATCGTCGAGACGGTCGAGGCCACGTTGCGCGAGCTTGGCTATGTCGTCCACCGCAACAAGCCCTATGCCGGGGGGTTCATAACCGAGCACTACGGCAACCCGGCCGCCGGCCACCATGCACTGCAGATCGAGATCAATCGCGCGCTCTATCTCGATGAGGCCAAGTTCCGGAAATCGGTTCGGTTCGAGCGGATGCGGGACGACCTCGTCGTGCTGATCCGGCGTCTCGCCGAGCTGCCCTTCGCCGACCTGGTGCCGTTCCAGGCCGCCGCCGAGTAG
- a CDS encoding TIGR00725 family protein produces the protein MTVETTTEAPPSPVLAPEAYLIWHQTRGPQPLQVPIAVIGPREVDPALLALAEEVGALIGRSGLVLICGGRSGVMEAAARGASRAGGLTVGVLPGDDPASANPYIAVPIATGLGEMRNAVIARAAYCLVAIGNSNGTLSEIALGLRFDKPVYGLAGAAEVEGVIQLGGVDDLARALAGLLAAA, from the coding sequence ATGACCGTTGAGACCACGACCGAGGCGCCGCCGAGCCCGGTGCTGGCGCCGGAAGCCTACCTGATCTGGCACCAGACCCGCGGTCCGCAGCCGCTGCAGGTGCCGATCGCGGTGATCGGGCCGCGGGAGGTCGACCCGGCCCTGCTTGCGCTGGCCGAGGAGGTCGGCGCCCTGATCGGCCGCAGCGGCCTCGTCCTGATCTGCGGCGGCCGTTCCGGCGTGATGGAAGCCGCCGCCCGTGGCGCCTCCCGCGCCGGCGGGCTGACCGTCGGCGTTTTGCCGGGCGACGACCCCGCCTCGGCCAATCCGTACATCGCGGTGCCGATCGCCACCGGGCTGGGCGAGATGCGCAACGCCGTCATCGCCCGCGCGGCCTACTGCCTGGTTGCCATTGGCAATTCCAATGGCACCCTGTCGGAGATCGCGCTGGGGCTGCGCTTCGACAAGCCGGTGTACGGGCTGGCGGGCGCGGCCGAGGTCGAAGGCGTGATCCAGCTCGGCGGCGTCGACGATCTGGCCCGCGCGCTGGCCGGCCTGCTGGCGGCGGCGTGA
- a CDS encoding extracellular solute-binding protein, with product MALDRRSFLLGSAGLALAPQIAAAQALSADTPELYPGERALYAAAAKEGMAVSNNTGPTWANWAALFRAFGQRYPEVTLVYNDVGSGVAVNALDRTRKRPQIDTIYYFGANGIDAQKRGLLAPFKPVNFDRLPETAKAPNGEWFTIHQLEVVFIVNKKLVSTVPTSWADLLKPDFKSTIVYLDPRTAGVGQVLTWAAVLAHGGSYDNLQPGFDYLGELHKAGNVLRVVGTTPYAQFVKGEIPIWINYVNDGLRAKFVDGMGDDVEVISPAEGTVAAPYTISLVKGAPHPNAGKLWLNFITSEAGQRLFAEGFVTPAVPGVAIPEAVQAKLITHSKSTLLDLEKAGAQLQTLTQGWAKVAL from the coding sequence ATGGCGCTCGATCGCCGTTCCTTCCTGCTTGGCAGCGCCGGACTGGCGCTTGCCCCGCAAATCGCCGCCGCGCAGGCGCTGTCCGCCGACACGCCCGAGCTTTATCCCGGCGAGCGCGCGCTCTACGCTGCCGCCGCGAAAGAGGGCATGGCGGTGTCCAACAACACCGGCCCGACCTGGGCCAACTGGGCGGCGCTGTTCCGCGCCTTCGGCCAGCGCTATCCCGAGGTCACGCTGGTCTACAACGACGTCGGCTCCGGCGTCGCCGTCAACGCGCTCGACCGCACCCGCAAGCGGCCGCAGATCGACACCATCTATTATTTCGGCGCCAATGGCATCGACGCGCAAAAACGCGGCCTGCTGGCGCCGTTCAAGCCTGTCAATTTTGACAGGCTGCCGGAGACGGCAAAGGCGCCGAACGGCGAGTGGTTCACCATCCACCAGCTCGAAGTGGTGTTCATCGTCAACAAGAAGCTGGTGAGCACGGTGCCGACCTCGTGGGCGGACCTGCTCAAGCCCGACTTCAAGAGCACCATCGTTTATCTCGACCCGCGGACCGCTGGCGTCGGCCAGGTGCTGACCTGGGCGGCGGTGCTGGCCCACGGCGGCTCCTATGACAACCTGCAGCCGGGGTTCGACTATCTCGGCGAGCTGCACAAGGCCGGCAACGTGCTGCGGGTGGTCGGCACCACGCCGTACGCCCAGTTCGTCAAGGGCGAGATCCCGATCTGGATCAACTACGTCAATGACGGCCTCAGGGCGAAGTTCGTCGACGGCATGGGCGATGATGTCGAGGTGATCTCGCCGGCGGAGGGTACGGTGGCGGCGCCCTACACCATCAGCCTGGTCAAGGGTGCGCCGCACCCCAACGCCGGCAAGCTGTGGCTCAACTTCATCACCTCCGAGGCCGGCCAGCGGCTGTTCGCCGAGGGCTTCGTCACCCCCGCGGTGCCCGGCGTGGCGATTCCGGAGGCGGTGCAGGCCAAGCTGATCACGCACAGCAAGTCGACCCTGCTCGACCTTGAGAAGGCCGGCGCCCAGCTGCAGACCTTGACCCAGGGCTGGGCCAAGGTCGCATTGTGA
- a CDS encoding ABC transporter permease: protein MAIVTLLYLVYLLLPIALLLIGSVGEVWSNTLLPSGLTGRWYLDVVGDVSFRRAFESSLAVAGATVAISLAVGAPLAYAIAVAAHRGVTLAARIVYLLPIAAPPIVLAFGMMLVFSSDTLPYLGSTGVLIGGHIVLCLPYLLQALVADLRHLGIAELERAAESLGASFGQRFFDIVLPTLRHSLATGAITVAALSIGEFQVSNLIAGFTNRTYPVVLLQAFYGATGFACAATVILLALALAAAVGGALTAHGTSAAGGATS from the coding sequence ATGGCCATCGTCACGCTGCTCTATCTGGTCTATCTGCTGCTGCCGATCGCATTGCTGCTGATCGGCTCGGTCGGGGAGGTCTGGTCCAACACGCTGTTGCCGAGTGGCCTGACCGGGCGATGGTACCTCGATGTGGTCGGCGACGTCAGTTTCCGGCGCGCTTTCGAATCCAGCCTCGCGGTCGCGGGCGCGACGGTGGCGATCTCGCTCGCGGTCGGCGCGCCGCTGGCCTACGCCATCGCCGTGGCGGCGCACCGCGGCGTCACGCTTGCCGCCCGCATCGTCTATCTGTTGCCGATCGCGGCGCCGCCGATCGTGCTCGCCTTCGGCATGATGCTGGTGTTCTCCTCCGACACGCTGCCCTATCTCGGCTCGACCGGCGTTCTGATCGGCGGCCACATCGTGCTGTGCCTGCCCTATCTGTTGCAGGCGCTGGTCGCCGACCTGCGCCACCTCGGCATCGCCGAACTCGAACGCGCCGCCGAATCGCTCGGCGCCTCGTTCGGCCAGCGCTTCTTCGACATCGTGCTGCCGACGCTGCGCCACAGCCTGGCCACCGGCGCCATCACCGTCGCGGCGCTGTCGATCGGCGAGTTCCAGGTATCCAACCTCATCGCCGGCTTCACCAACCGCACCTATCCGGTGGTGCTGCTGCAGGCGTTCTACGGCGCCACCGGCTTTGCCTGCGCCGCCACCGTGATTTTGCTGGCGCTGGCGCTGGCCGCCGCGGTCGGCGGCGCGCTCACCGCGCATGGCACCAGCGCCGCCGGCGGGGCGACATCATGA
- a CDS encoding Arc family DNA-binding protein, with product MTEDAQLKIRLPRDLKERIEAAAVAANRSWNGEIVSRLEKSFLSPPDKTLEERLISLEEEFADFKLMVEATYRRM from the coding sequence ATGACCGAAGACGCGCAGTTGAAGATCAGGCTCCCCCGCGATTTGAAGGAGCGCATTGAAGCCGCTGCTGTCGCGGCGAACCGTTCATGGAATGGGGAAATCGTGTCCCGGCTGGAAAAGAGCTTTCTATCGCCGCCTGACAAGACGCTGGAGGAACGTCTTATCTCGCTGGAGGAGGAGTTCGCGGACTTCAAGCTGATGGTGGAAGCAACGTATCGACGGATGTGA
- a CDS encoding ABC transporter permease, which produces MREWQRVARLLALGTPGAAIFAVFFLLPLVMVGGEAFSDHGAAFARLAQLDLFWPGLANSLLLGLAAGAISLAGGLMVAWRLSQMNAAARTALLFLIALPLTFSGLVVAFGFILAFGRAGFVTLSLERLFGVDPAWFASLVYSPTGLALVYSYYLIPRVVMLMLPVFANFDRVQLAAAESLGAGRWRAIADVLVPQVLPTALAAFCLVVAVAFGAYGTALALVGSQVNILPLQLFTLVSDAGTDFPLAAALALVLTALCTAAMSVGEVVVARRQETVDDR; this is translated from the coding sequence ATGCGTGAATGGCAGCGCGTGGCGCGGCTGCTCGCGCTCGGGACGCCGGGGGCGGCGATATTCGCCGTGTTCTTCCTGCTGCCGCTGGTGATGGTGGGCGGGGAGGCGTTCAGCGACCACGGGGCAGCGTTCGCCCGGCTGGCCCAGCTCGATCTGTTCTGGCCGGGGCTGGCCAACTCGCTGCTGCTCGGCCTGGCGGCGGGCGCGATCTCGCTGGCCGGCGGGCTCATGGTGGCCTGGCGGCTGTCGCAGATGAACGCGGCGGCCCGCACCGCGCTGCTGTTCCTGATCGCGCTGCCGCTCACCTTTTCCGGGCTGGTCGTCGCGTTTGGCTTCATTCTCGCGTTCGGGCGCGCCGGCTTCGTCACGCTGTCGCTGGAGCGGCTGTTCGGCGTCGACCCGGCGTGGTTCGCCAGCTTAGTCTATTCGCCGACCGGCCTTGCGCTCGTCTATTCTTATTATCTCATTCCCCGCGTGGTGATGCTGATGCTGCCGGTGTTCGCGAACTTCGACCGCGTGCAACTCGCCGCGGCGGAGTCGCTCGGCGCCGGCCGCTGGCGCGCCATCGCCGACGTGCTGGTGCCGCAGGTGCTGCCGACCGCGCTGGCGGCGTTCTGTCTGGTGGTGGCGGTTGCGTTCGGCGCCTATGGCACCGCGCTCGCCCTGGTCGGCAGCCAGGTCAACATCCTGCCATTGCAGCTGTTCACGCTGGTGTCGGATGCCGGCACCGATTTTCCCCTCGCTGCGGCGCTGGCGCTGGTGCTGACCGCGCTGTGCACCGCGGCCATGAGCGTCGGCGAAGTCGTCGTCGCCCGCCGGCAGGAGACCGTCGATGACCGTTGA
- a CDS encoding ABC transporter ATP-binding protein has translation MSVTLQDVCFRYAGSGVGVSAISLAIAPGELLALIGPSGCGKTTVLKLIAGFLVPDRGRVLLAGQDATHLPTRARDLGIVFQSYALFPHMSALDNVAYPLKVRGLAAALRRRRALEALDMVGLAGEASRRPAALSGGQQQRVALARALVFRPKALLLDEPLSALDAARRCEMRDEIRRLQRAHGIAALHITHDQEEALSMADRVAVMGRGRILQLGTPTEVYRHPANRTVAAFVGGANLWDGRVAGPAAVDTALGRVVTRPHGFAAGAAVAVLVRPERFRAGEGPDGINTFRGTVERDRFLGSVRRFDLKVGSTTLSVETADDTPASSVHVPPDAVQVIVAESDCNGG, from the coding sequence ATGAGCGTCACCCTTCAGGATGTCTGCTTCCGCTATGCCGGCTCGGGGGTCGGCGTCAGCGCCATTTCGCTCGCCATCGCGCCGGGCGAGCTTCTCGCCCTGATCGGGCCGTCGGGCTGCGGCAAGACCACGGTGCTCAAGCTGATCGCCGGCTTCCTCGTCCCCGACCGCGGCCGGGTGCTGCTGGCCGGTCAGGACGCCACCCACTTGCCCACCCGCGCCCGCGACCTCGGCATCGTGTTCCAGAGCTACGCGCTGTTTCCGCATATGAGCGCGCTCGACAACGTCGCCTATCCGCTGAAGGTGCGCGGCCTCGCCGCGGCGCTGCGCCGCCGCCGCGCCCTGGAGGCGCTCGACATGGTCGGGCTCGCCGGCGAGGCAAGCCGCCGTCCGGCGGCGCTGTCCGGCGGCCAGCAGCAGCGGGTGGCGCTGGCCCGCGCGCTGGTGTTCCGGCCCAAGGCGCTGCTGCTCGATGAGCCGCTGTCGGCGCTCGACGCGGCGCGGCGCTGCGAGATGCGCGATGAGATCCGGCGGCTGCAGCGCGCCCATGGCATCGCCGCCCTGCACATCACCCACGACCAGGAGGAGGCGCTGTCGATGGCCGACCGCGTCGCGGTGATGGGGCGGGGCCGCATTCTCCAGCTCGGCACGCCGACCGAGGTCTACCGCCATCCCGCCAACCGGACGGTCGCCGCCTTCGTCGGCGGCGCCAATCTGTGGGACGGCCGGGTGGCAGGCCCGGCCGCGGTCGATACCGCGCTCGGCCGCGTCGTGACCCGGCCGCACGGCTTTGCGGCGGGGGCGGCGGTGGCCGTGCTGGTGCGCCCGGAACGCTTCCGGGCCGGGGAGGGGCCGGACGGCATCAACACCTTCCGCGGCACGGTCGAGCGCGACCGTTTCCTCGGCTCGGTGCGCCGGTTCGATCTCAAGGTCGGCTCTACGACGCTGTCGGTCGAGACCGCCGACGACACACCGGCCTCGAGCGTGCACGTTCCGCCCGACGCGGTGCAGGTCATCGTCGCCGAATCTGATTGTAACGGAGGTTGA
- a CDS encoding DeoR/GlpR family DNA-binding transcription regulator produces the protein MTIPIDPPDDSPDAAGVAITERQQAIVDRVRHDGFVTIEALARDFGVSAQTIRREIIRLNELELLQRFHGGAGLPVNTVRLGYAEKRQLSATAKARIGRRAADLIASGTAVFIDVGTTAEAVGRALTERADVRIFTPSLRVATLFAGRDDVEVFVPGGILRGADGSLIGDATGEMLARFRFDVAFIGLSGFDADGTPMDFDMQKVAVKRVAISRARQVYGLADSSKFGREAIVRIAPPGSFSGLVCDRAPDGTLGDTLQRIGVEILTA, from the coding sequence TTGACCATTCCGATTGATCCACCCGACGATTCGCCCGACGCAGCGGGGGTCGCCATCACGGAACGCCAGCAGGCGATCGTCGACCGCGTGCGCCATGACGGCTTCGTCACCATCGAAGCACTCGCACGCGACTTCGGCGTGTCCGCGCAGACCATTCGGCGCGAAATCATCCGCCTCAACGAACTCGAACTGTTGCAGCGCTTCCACGGCGGCGCCGGCCTGCCCGTCAACACCGTGCGGCTCGGCTACGCCGAGAAGCGGCAACTTTCCGCTACAGCCAAGGCAAGGATCGGTCGACGCGCGGCCGACCTCATCGCCAGCGGCACCGCGGTGTTCATCGATGTCGGTACTACCGCGGAGGCGGTCGGCCGCGCGCTGACCGAGCGGGCGGACGTGCGCATTTTCACGCCCAGCCTGCGGGTGGCGACGCTGTTCGCCGGGCGCGACGATGTCGAGGTGTTCGTGCCGGGCGGCATCCTGCGCGGCGCCGACGGCTCGCTGATCGGCGATGCCACCGGCGAGATGCTGGCGCGGTTCCGGTTCGACGTCGCCTTCATCGGGCTGTCCGGCTTCGACGCCGACGGCACGCCGATGGACTTCGACATGCAGAAGGTGGCGGTGAAACGCGTCGCCATCAGCCGGGCCCGGCAGGTCTACGGCCTCGCCGACAGCTCCAAATTCGGCCGCGAGGCCATCGTGCGCATCGCGCCGCCGGGCAGCTTTTCCGGGCTGGTGTGCGACCGTGCCCCCGACGGCACGCTCGGCGACACCCTGCAGCGCATTGGTGTCGAGATTCTGACAGCGTGA
- a CDS encoding tyrosine-type recombinase/integrase has protein sequence MATIRKRGDKWQVQVRRQGHAPITRSFLQKADAVAWARQTETKLDRDGLVVDTSMLKRMTKSDLVERYLTEVVPRKRGAAVERIILRAFLRSPLAKTSLSAVTAQDFANFRDERLQKVKASTLRREFGILSHCFEMARKEWSIPLPANPLSTVKLPKNPLPRDRRLDQDDPAKLGAALGKTRVWWLEPLVTLAVETGMRRGELVSIRWCDVDLVARTVHLPMSKNGLPRTVPLTPKAIETLEAIRPVPMPPRETPTTSDRVFPVTTNAVRLAWGMRMVASGIAASL, from the coding sequence ATGGCGACAATCCGCAAGCGCGGCGACAAGTGGCAGGTGCAGGTCCGGAGGCAGGGCCACGCCCCTATCACCCGCTCATTCCTTCAGAAGGCCGATGCGGTGGCCTGGGCAAGGCAGACCGAAACCAAGCTCGATAGAGACGGGCTGGTGGTCGATACGTCCATGCTCAAACGGATGACGAAATCGGACCTCGTGGAGCGGTATCTCACAGAGGTGGTGCCGAGGAAGCGCGGCGCAGCGGTTGAACGAATCATTCTCCGTGCCTTCCTGCGTTCCCCCTTGGCAAAGACAAGCCTGTCTGCGGTCACAGCCCAGGACTTCGCGAACTTCCGGGACGAACGGCTGCAGAAGGTCAAGGCGAGCACCCTGCGCCGGGAATTCGGCATCCTCAGCCATTGCTTCGAGATGGCAAGGAAAGAGTGGTCCATCCCGCTCCCTGCGAATCCGTTGAGCACCGTCAAGCTTCCCAAGAATCCCCTGCCGAGAGACCGAAGGCTAGACCAGGACGACCCTGCCAAACTCGGCGCTGCCCTGGGCAAGACACGGGTATGGTGGCTTGAGCCGCTGGTCACCCTTGCTGTCGAGACGGGCATGCGCCGGGGTGAACTGGTGTCAATCCGCTGGTGCGACGTGGACCTTGTTGCCCGCACCGTCCACCTTCCCATGTCCAAGAATGGCCTGCCCAGGACCGTCCCCCTGACGCCGAAGGCCATTGAGACACTGGAGGCCATTCGCCCCGTGCCGATGCCGCCGAGGGAAACGCCCACGACGTCTGACCGGGTGTTCCCAGTGACCACCAACGCCGTACGGTTGGCCTGGGGCATGCGGATGGTCGCCAGCGGCATCGCAGCCTCTCTTTGA
- a CDS encoding sugar phosphate isomerase/epimerase family protein: MTDRASRRLSISNIAWPADADTEAIDCVAKLGFDGVELAPGKVFGDLGSVALDDVRAYRRRLEQHGLSVPALQALLFGVAGVHLFESAAPRARMAAHLRRVAAIAGALGAGACVFGAPALRDPGALPHEAALAIATEFLRDLAPAFADEGTVLCFEANPARSGCRFVTATAEAFALVERVNAPGIALQLDTGTMFANDEEPGVVAGVARRIGHVRILRKARC, translated from the coding sequence ATGACCGACCGTGCATCGCGCCGTCTTTCGATCTCCAATATCGCCTGGCCCGCGGACGCAGACACCGAGGCGATCGACTGCGTCGCAAAACTCGGCTTCGACGGCGTGGAGCTTGCGCCCGGCAAGGTGTTCGGCGACCTCGGCTCGGTCGCGCTCGACGACGTGCGCGCCTATCGCCGCCGGCTCGAACAGCATGGGCTTTCGGTTCCGGCGCTGCAGGCGCTCCTGTTCGGGGTGGCCGGGGTGCACCTTTTTGAAAGCGCGGCGCCGCGCGCCCGCATGGCGGCGCACCTGCGCCGGGTCGCCGCCATCGCTGGCGCGCTCGGTGCCGGCGCCTGCGTGTTCGGCGCGCCGGCGCTGCGCGATCCGGGTGCGCTGCCGCACGAGGCGGCGCTGGCCATCGCCACCGAGTTCTTGCGCGACCTCGCGCCGGCCTTCGCCGATGAGGGAACCGTGCTGTGCTTCGAGGCCAATCCGGCGCGTTCTGGCTGCCGGTTTGTGACCGCTACGGCGGAGGCGTTCGCGCTGGTCGAGCGGGTCAATGCCCCCGGCATCGCCCTTCAACTCGACACCGGCACGATGTTCGCCAATGACGAAGAGCCGGGCGTGGTCGCCGGCGTCGCCCGCCGCATCGGCCACGTGCGGATACTGCGCAAAGCACGATGCTGA